CGCGGAGTGCACGAAGTTGAAGGTGCCGGCCCGTCCGTCGAGCGTCCCCTCGAACGACTCCAGCGCGACGTAGGTCCCCGCACCCCGATCCTGGTCGTAGGCCGAGGTGAACAGGGTCGCGGAGCGTCCGGCGACACCGCCCTCGAAGGTCTTCTCCATCGTCGCGACACCGGTCGGCGTGGCCGTGACGATGTCGAGCGACGGCTCGACGGCGACCGGCGCGAACGACGCCACGGTGAACGTGCCCTCGGTTCTCATGGGATGACGGTAGCGGGTCGGGGCGGGCTATTTCGGGGTCGGTGAGGTAGAGGTCGAGGTTGAGGTTGAGGTTGAGGTCGAGCTTGAAGCCGTGGCCGAGGTTCGAGACGGGGACGCGGTCACGATGCCGCCGAGGTCGCTTGCGTCCACGTTGTTGATCTCGAACTCAGGAAGCACGGGCTTGCTGTCATCGCCCGATATCGGCATGAAGAGCCCGATCCAACTACCGCCGGGCAGTGTGCGACCTCCGGCGCCGTCGCCGTTGTAGCTCGGATACTTCTTCGCTGTTTCGTACCAGAGGTTGATCGGGGCGGACGGGAACTGCCACCGGGCTCCGAGATCTTTAATGGTCTGGTATGCCTGGTCGATGGTTTGTGCCCCCAGGCCGACGCGGATCGCGACGATCCGCGTCGGGTCATGGAGATCGCCGTCAATCATCAGATCCACGTGTTGTGCCGAGTAGATCTCTCCGTCGGACAGTGTGATCGACACATTCACGTCCGATAGGTCGACGGTGTTCTCTGGAAGTCCCAGAGTCTTGATGTCGGCAGGCTTGCGGAGATCCCACACCACGCT
This region of Catenulispora sp. EB89 genomic DNA includes:
- a CDS encoding DUF3224 domain-containing protein, with amino-acid sequence MRTEGTFTVASFAPVAVEPSLDIVTATPTGVATMEKTFEGGVAGRSATLFTSAYDQDRGAGTYVALESFEGTLDGRAGTFNFVHSATSGGADRDDEYFLIVPGSGTGELAGIAGTGSIEIDDDGTHRIRFDYEYDIAPVAEAPGQSPS